One part of the Bacteroidia bacterium genome encodes these proteins:
- a CDS encoding response regulator translates to MNKANVLIVEDNKINALVLTKTIQSLCSCKHVVNDKQAFAAVEENDFDLIFMDINLGSNSLDGEGIMKVIKSDPKNSHIKIMAVTSYAMPGDKQRFLDAGFDAYFSKPINKQAIIEGVKEIFGSSQVPA, encoded by the coding sequence ATGAATAAAGCTAACGTCCTCATAGTCGAAGACAACAAAATCAACGCACTTGTTCTTACCAAAACCATTCAGAGTTTATGCAGTTGCAAGCATGTTGTTAATGACAAACAAGCATTTGCGGCTGTTGAAGAGAATGACTTTGATCTGATTTTTATGGATATCAATTTGGGCAGCAACAGCCTGGATGGTGAAGGGATCATGAAAGTGATCAAGAGTGATCCTAAAAATAGTCACATCAAAATTATGGCTGTTACCAGTTACGCAATGCCCGGTGACAAGCAAAGATTCCTGGATGCAGGCTTCGATGCCTATTTCTCCAAACCCATCAATAAACAAGCGATTATAGAGGGCGTAAAGGAGATTTTTGGATCTTCCCAGGTACCTGCATAA
- a CDS encoding T9SS type A sorting domain-containing protein: MITTERETCSRLLLVLLSLICVSCLQSQGQNGTQTIDFRGYNANLLNNDGDFVRTTFELPSYRMQGTSEGVRLTFDVGNDPGPFNVTYRSELREQNINTYPASGTSTVYHARFTVEDLPDLYGPVTIFQRFNRDNDGPDIEVELTGANQFSNAVPSDLQVVAFGRRKRLGKFLKPINDLKIIIYSGGNTGKYKVSLNGETLDERDGVNTLGSTQGTWSQFGLYPHGLHNSANRQDQINSGNTKVSFVYHDYTKTSYNYEVNLADFTTEDLNDGNPNPGPGPGPGPLPVDTCSGNPPQNWQFGDIGGPAIQGEVCEENSIWDIRAAGSDIWNTRDEFFYVYKSLDGDIDIEARILSIGDSHFWAKGGVMIREGLGGDARNVFMGITQQGRYTFQRRTTVLDSTRSTRSEEGSVSLSHYVKLEKRGNKFYGYQSTDAQNWNLVDSIEIAMQGQLYVGVAATSHDETSLNSTTISEVKTSIPGGGGTACNIPAGWEGQDVGSVAIAGEACANGDQLSISASGSDIWSSEDQFYYVYQPMLGDWQLSARILSIGESDPWAKAGLMIRESLDANAKNAFIASTAGRRWSFQHRDNTADETIGILNESAEFTFPHWIRLTRRDKDFYGYYSVDGVNWELVGTANIDVPDQVLLGIASTSHNNNVLNEVVFDQVEFTTGSGNPGTFPVEFTDFYGIPDPANAKVDLVWNVGMEQGNDYFSVERSIDGVAFESLAQLPSRGDTRRLREYKFSDLRPNSDKNYYRIRQTDIDGQFSYSATLEVGFTSDLNNSIAAYPVPVKSGEQLMVDINWYSANNSKLEIRDILGRVLYQKNLGKEELQQSISIDTSSLLEGMYYITLSDPDGYEKSLAQKIYVNR, encoded by the coding sequence ATGATCACAACCGAGAGAGAAACTTGCTCAAGGCTACTTTTGGTTCTCCTATCTCTAATTTGTGTTAGCTGTCTTCAAAGTCAGGGACAAAATGGAACTCAAACGATCGATTTCAGGGGGTATAATGCAAATCTCCTAAACAATGACGGGGATTTTGTCAGAACGACTTTTGAATTGCCCTCCTATCGGATGCAAGGTACTTCAGAGGGAGTTCGACTTACTTTTGATGTAGGCAATGATCCAGGCCCCTTTAATGTGACCTATCGTTCAGAACTAAGAGAACAAAATATCAACACTTATCCAGCCTCAGGAACTTCCACTGTATATCATGCACGATTTACCGTAGAAGACTTACCTGATTTATATGGGCCGGTTACCATCTTTCAACGCTTTAATCGCGACAATGATGGACCCGATATCGAGGTAGAGCTTACAGGAGCTAATCAGTTCAGCAATGCAGTTCCCAGTGACCTACAGGTAGTAGCATTCGGAAGAAGAAAGCGATTGGGAAAATTTCTCAAGCCAATCAATGATCTTAAAATCATCATTTACTCCGGAGGAAATACCGGCAAATATAAAGTGAGCTTGAATGGCGAAACCCTGGATGAAAGAGATGGCGTAAATACTCTGGGTTCTACGCAAGGTACCTGGTCTCAATTTGGACTATATCCTCATGGGCTTCATAATTCAGCAAATCGACAGGATCAAATCAACTCCGGCAATACCAAGGTGTCTTTTGTTTACCATGATTATACCAAGACCAGCTATAATTATGAGGTAAACCTGGCAGACTTCACTACAGAAGATCTCAATGATGGCAATCCCAATCCAGGACCGGGTCCGGGACCTGGACCATTGCCTGTGGATACCTGCTCCGGCAACCCTCCTCAAAACTGGCAATTTGGAGACATTGGAGGACCTGCTATTCAGGGAGAAGTTTGCGAAGAAAATTCGATCTGGGATATTCGAGCAGCAGGTTCAGACATTTGGAATACAAGAGATGAATTCTTCTACGTCTATAAAAGCCTGGATGGTGACATTGACATTGAAGCCCGAATTCTCAGTATAGGAGATTCTCATTTTTGGGCAAAAGGGGGAGTCATGATCAGGGAAGGTTTGGGAGGAGATGCCAGAAACGTTTTCATGGGCATTACCCAGCAAGGTCGCTATACTTTCCAAAGAAGAACCACAGTCTTGGACTCTACCCGAAGTACAAGAAGCGAAGAAGGCAGTGTCAGTTTATCGCATTATGTAAAGTTGGAAAAAAGAGGAAACAAATTCTATGGCTATCAATCCACAGACGCACAAAATTGGAATCTGGTTGATTCGATTGAAATCGCTATGCAAGGCCAATTATATGTCGGAGTCGCAGCCACAAGTCATGACGAAACTTCTCTCAATAGTACAACAATCAGCGAAGTAAAAACCAGCATTCCAGGAGGCGGAGGAACAGCCTGTAACATTCCTGCTGGATGGGAAGGACAAGATGTAGGTTCTGTTGCAATAGCAGGAGAGGCTTGTGCAAATGGAGACCAGCTGAGCATTTCAGCTTCAGGATCAGATATCTGGAGCAGTGAAGATCAATTTTACTATGTATATCAACCTATGCTAGGTGATTGGCAATTATCAGCTCGTATTCTAAGTATAGGGGAAAGTGATCCCTGGGCAAAAGCAGGCCTTATGATACGAGAAAGTCTTGATGCGAATGCCAAAAATGCGTTTATAGCAAGTACCGCAGGTCGTAGGTGGTCCTTTCAACATAGAGACAACACTGCTGATGAAACCATTGGTATCCTCAATGAATCTGCCGAATTTACTTTTCCTCATTGGATCAGACTGACCAGAAGAGATAAGGATTTTTATGGTTACTATTCTGTTGATGGAGTAAACTGGGAACTTGTTGGTACGGCCAATATTGATGTACCCGACCAGGTCTTATTGGGTATCGCTTCAACATCGCACAACAATAACGTATTGAATGAAGTCGTCTTTGATCAGGTAGAATTTACAACAGGAAGTGGGAATCCCGGTACTTTTCCCGTTGAGTTTACAGACTTTTATGGGATTCCGGATCCCGCAAATGCCAAAGTCGATTTGGTATGGAATGTAGGAATGGAACAAGGCAATGATTATTTCAGCGTGGAACGCTCCATAGATGGAGTGGCTTTCGAGAGCCTGGCACAACTTCCCTCCAGAGGAGATACCCGAAGACTGAGAGAATATAAATTTTCTGACCTACGTCCTAACTCTGATAAGAATTATTACAGAATTAGACAGACGGATATAGATGGCCAATTTTCCTACTCTGCGACCCTAGAAGTAGGTTTTACCTCTGATCTAAATAATTCTATTGCAGCTTATCCTGTTCCGGTTAAATCAGGTGAACAATTAATGGTGGATATAAACTGGTATTCTGCAAATAATAGCAAATTGGAGATCAGGGACATCTTAGGCAGAGTCCTCTATCAAAAGAATTTAGGGAAGGAAGAATTACAGCAAAGTATTTCCATAGACACCTCTTCTTTGCTGGAAGGAATGTACTATATTACCCTTAGTGATCCTGATGGATATGAGAAAAGCCTGGCACAAAAAATATATGTCAATAGATAA
- a CDS encoding ROK family protein, with protein MKEVAIGIDIGGTNTKYGIVDRNGKLLADSSHPTVSHKNIEDYIDALIDAILNLSKSIGEELDIKGIGIGAPNANYFTGTIEYAPNLPWKGVIPLVEMIKERLNTHVFITNDANAAAIGERVYGAAKGMDNFAVVTLGTGVGSGFVSNGKLIYGHDGFAGEFGHVTAVRGGRACTCGKRGCVETYAAARGLVLTVQEELAATQDDTKLRHILAEKLTPKDIFDAAEAGDQVAKHAFEYTGKILGESLADMVAFLSPKAIFIFGGVAKAGDWILEPTKRHMERNLLKIYKNKIDIIPSGLPDSDAAILGASALVWDELGLEELV; from the coding sequence ATGAAAGAAGTTGCAATAGGAATCGATATAGGTGGAACGAATACCAAATATGGTATTGTCGATAGAAATGGTAAGCTTCTGGCAGATAGTTCTCATCCCACAGTTTCACATAAAAACATTGAGGATTATATAGATGCTTTGATTGATGCCATCCTGAATTTGAGTAAATCCATAGGGGAGGAACTTGATATAAAAGGGATTGGGATTGGTGCTCCTAATGCGAACTATTTCACTGGTACTATAGAATATGCTCCGAATCTTCCCTGGAAAGGAGTGATTCCCCTGGTGGAAATGATTAAGGAACGTTTGAATACCCATGTTTTCATTACCAATGATGCCAATGCTGCTGCCATTGGCGAGAGGGTCTATGGAGCTGCGAAGGGCATGGATAATTTTGCAGTAGTTACGCTGGGAACCGGAGTGGGAAGTGGATTTGTTAGCAATGGAAAACTCATCTATGGACATGATGGATTTGCAGGAGAGTTTGGGCATGTAACTGCTGTTCGAGGCGGAAGGGCTTGCACCTGTGGGAAAAGAGGTTGTGTGGAAACTTATGCTGCTGCCAGAGGTTTGGTGCTGACGGTTCAGGAGGAACTGGCAGCTACCCAGGACGATACCAAACTAAGACATATCCTTGCCGAGAAATTGACTCCCAAAGATATCTTTGATGCGGCAGAGGCTGGAGATCAAGTGGCGAAACATGCTTTTGAATATACAGGCAAAATATTAGGAGAATCCCTGGCAGACATGGTGGCATTTCTAAGCCCCAAAGCAATCTTTATATTCGGAGGAGTAGCAAAGGCCGGTGATTGGATTCTTGAGCCAACCAAAAGGCATATGGAAAGAAACCTACTCAAGATTTATAAAAATAAAATAGATATCATTCCTTCCGGACTCCCGGATAGTGATGCTGCTATTCTGGGAGCCAGTGCCCTGGTTTGGGACGAATTGGGGCTTGAAGAATTGGTTTAG
- a CDS encoding N(4)-(beta-N-acetylglucosaminyl)-L-asparaginase, whose product MTNRRHFLKIGGLSSLLAAMGLTSCETEKSPTANKPKVQNKPIVISTWEHGLAANASAWQVLGTGGNALDAVEQGVRTTESDPKVSTVGIGGRPDRTGVVSLDACIMNEHGDCGSVAFLQNIENPISVARKVMEETQHVMLVGQGALDFAKKQGFEEKNLLTEEAEADWRKWLESNKQDVRPEINVENHDTIGMVALDESGNLSGACTTSGAAWKLHGRVGDSPIIGAGLYVDNEIGAATATGWGEAVIRAVGCFLVVEFMRQGHSPEDACRLAVERVISKNPDWKEIQVGFLALNKAGEHGSYCIQKGFDYAVYDQENENVMIRAKSKV is encoded by the coding sequence ATGACGAATCGAAGACACTTCCTGAAAATCGGTGGCCTAAGCAGCTTATTGGCAGCTATGGGCTTGACTTCCTGCGAAACTGAAAAAAGTCCAACAGCGAATAAGCCCAAAGTGCAAAACAAACCCATAGTAATTTCTACCTGGGAACATGGATTAGCCGCCAATGCCTCAGCCTGGCAAGTATTGGGTACAGGAGGTAATGCCCTCGATGCCGTTGAACAAGGAGTGAGGACCACAGAGTCTGATCCGAAGGTAAGTACTGTTGGAATAGGAGGTCGCCCGGATCGTACGGGAGTTGTAAGTCTGGATGCATGTATAATGAATGAGCATGGAGACTGTGGGTCTGTAGCTTTTCTTCAAAATATAGAAAACCCTATTTCGGTTGCGAGAAAGGTGATGGAAGAAACCCAGCATGTAATGCTAGTTGGTCAGGGTGCTCTGGATTTCGCTAAAAAGCAGGGATTTGAAGAAAAGAACCTATTGACAGAAGAAGCTGAAGCCGATTGGAGAAAATGGCTTGAATCCAATAAGCAGGATGTTCGGCCAGAAATAAATGTTGAGAATCACGATACTATAGGCATGGTTGCCCTGGATGAATCCGGCAATCTTTCGGGTGCTTGTACCACGAGTGGTGCAGCCTGGAAATTACATGGCAGAGTTGGAGATTCTCCTATTATAGGGGCTGGATTGTATGTCGACAATGAAATTGGTGCAGCTACAGCAACCGGATGGGGAGAAGCCGTGATCCGTGCAGTGGGATGTTTTTTAGTAGTAGAATTTATGCGTCAGGGACATTCACCAGAAGATGCCTGTCGATTGGCAGTAGAACGGGTGATTAGCAAAAATCCGGATTGGAAAGAAATACAGGTAGGCTTTCTTGCTCTTAACAAAGCGGGAGAACATGGATCTTATTGCATCCAGAAGGGTTTTGATTATGCAGTATATGATCAGGAGAATGAGAATGTAATGATACGCGCAAAAAGTAAAGTATAG
- a CDS encoding IS256 family transposase: MAKEKFDYEKFKEEAREKLQSGGSLLGKEGALTSLLKDFLEESLVGELETHLDEGPKGNRKNGRGKKRVKTSLGEVEISPPRDRDGSFSPKLLPKRKRTLGEDIDRQILALYARGSSYGNIRDYLEEMYGLEVSTAAISRITDKVLPLLQEWKGRALEAVYPIVWMDAIHYKVRVEGRVVTKAVYCVLGLTQEGYKEVMGLYLGEVGGESSKFWLQVLTDLQNRGVEDIFIACIDNLSGFTQAIESIFPKTEVQLCIVHQIRNSKKYLAWNDTRAFIKELKTVYQASNLDLAERNLDMLEANWGKKYPAIIDSWRRNWEHLSKYFQYTYEIRRIIYTTNIVEGFNRQLRKVTKTKGAFTSDEGLMKLLYLVQNDVTKKWTRPVHNWNQTLSKLSIIFGDRLKLDL, translated from the coding sequence ATGGCAAAAGAGAAATTTGATTACGAAAAATTTAAAGAGGAAGCCCGGGAGAAATTACAATCCGGAGGTAGCCTTCTAGGCAAAGAGGGAGCCTTGACTTCCTTACTGAAAGACTTTTTAGAAGAGAGTCTAGTGGGAGAGTTGGAAACTCATCTAGATGAAGGTCCTAAAGGCAATCGAAAAAATGGCCGGGGAAAAAAGCGAGTAAAGACTTCCTTAGGGGAAGTTGAAATCTCTCCGCCCAGAGATCGAGATGGGAGCTTCTCTCCCAAACTACTTCCCAAGCGCAAAAGAACCCTGGGAGAAGATATAGACCGTCAGATTCTGGCCCTTTATGCACGAGGTTCAAGCTATGGCAATATCCGTGATTATCTCGAAGAGATGTATGGCCTGGAAGTATCGACCGCAGCGATTAGCCGGATTACAGACAAAGTATTGCCGCTTTTGCAGGAATGGAAAGGTCGGGCTTTGGAAGCGGTTTATCCAATCGTTTGGATGGATGCGATCCATTACAAAGTGCGTGTTGAGGGGCGAGTGGTAACCAAGGCGGTATATTGTGTGCTGGGCTTGACTCAGGAGGGCTACAAAGAAGTTATGGGTCTTTATCTGGGAGAAGTAGGCGGAGAAAGCTCAAAATTCTGGCTCCAGGTGCTCACAGACCTACAAAACAGAGGCGTTGAGGACATCTTCATTGCTTGCATAGACAATCTCTCGGGCTTTACCCAGGCCATCGAAAGTATCTTCCCTAAGACCGAGGTTCAACTGTGTATCGTCCACCAGATCCGTAACTCGAAGAAGTACTTGGCCTGGAATGATACCCGAGCCTTTATCAAGGAGTTAAAAACGGTCTATCAGGCTTCCAATCTAGATCTGGCTGAGCGCAACCTCGATATGCTGGAAGCCAACTGGGGAAAGAAGTATCCAGCCATCATCGATTCCTGGCGAAGGAACTGGGAACATTTGAGCAAATATTTCCAGTATACCTATGAGATCCGTAGGATTATTTATACCACAAATATCGTCGAAGGATTTAATCGTCAGCTAAGGAAGGTTACCAAAACCAAAGGGGCCTTTACCTCTGATGAGGGCTTGATGAAATTACTCTACCTGGTACAAAATGATGTTACCAAAAAATGGACAAGGCCTGTCCACAACTGGAACCAGACCTTGTCTAAATTATCCATTATCTTTGGCGATAGGCTCAAACTTGACTTATGA
- a CDS encoding PAS domain-containing sensor histidine kinase — MNIIKQIWNALSNVGVREGLLSGEAKRTKLLNRIAFIGSLLNLPHVFHYFDLGIEVAAWSQMATVVAFLLTMLWNHRGYLIFSRFWFLIVGNISVFLTSSYMGFESGDHLAFFLLVLLIFTLFDVKEKGKIIFLVMVTFAFIGLMEAYDHRIFGDPITSMDERTATYLGNFIIAILIGIAIALYFQSLSDKQVDEIIFAAQQELKAVFNNSFDAIFIADLNDHKIIESNARSLELFDLDRSGSFEGEKIQALMKNPYNAQGLEEINYRLINDEKWSWEREFVTRDNRIFWGSMAYTFVKYGEKQQLLLRITDITESKEFEQKLIFEKERAESATIAKAHFLNNMSHEIRTPINGVIGLAEIISAEYGENEEELNMYADLLLESGQRLLRTIGSILDLSNLETYEAEMPTSQVCLNQVLESTCKEFESQAVEKNVELKVREMDRIYYVESELSLLQKVMEHIIGNAVKFTENGEVETWIEAFAEEGSNKAFWDIKIKDTGIGMSEDFVSKKLFMKFEQESEGLDRNYEGAGLGLSLVKRIIELLKGQIFVESQQGEGSIFTVRLPGFSASRIQK; from the coding sequence ATGAACATAATTAAGCAAATCTGGAATGCTCTTTCCAATGTAGGCGTTAGAGAAGGATTGCTATCTGGTGAAGCAAAAAGAACCAAATTGTTAAACAGAATAGCATTTATTGGAAGTTTGTTAAATCTTCCCCATGTCTTCCATTATTTTGATTTGGGGATAGAAGTTGCTGCCTGGAGTCAGATGGCTACTGTAGTAGCATTCCTCTTAACTATGCTCTGGAACCATAGAGGTTATCTTATTTTTTCTAGATTTTGGTTTCTAATTGTAGGGAATATTTCTGTATTTCTTACAAGCTCTTATATGGGCTTCGAAAGCGGAGACCATTTAGCATTTTTTCTGCTGGTCCTACTTATTTTTACCCTGTTCGATGTAAAGGAAAAAGGAAAGATCATCTTTTTGGTGATGGTAACATTTGCCTTTATTGGCTTGATGGAAGCCTATGATCATCGGATTTTTGGAGATCCCATTACAAGTATGGATGAGCGAACCGCAACCTATTTAGGTAATTTTATAATTGCCATCCTAATAGGTATTGCAATAGCACTTTATTTCCAATCTCTTTCCGATAAACAGGTCGATGAAATTATTTTTGCTGCACAGCAGGAATTGAAAGCTGTTTTCAATAATTCCTTTGATGCCATTTTTATCGCAGACCTCAATGATCACAAAATCATTGAAAGCAACGCTCGCTCACTGGAGCTATTTGATCTGGATAGATCCGGGAGTTTTGAAGGCGAGAAAATACAAGCTTTAATGAAAAATCCCTATAATGCGCAAGGATTGGAAGAAATCAATTATCGTCTGATCAATGATGAGAAATGGAGTTGGGAGCGTGAATTTGTGACCCGGGACAATAGGATCTTTTGGGGTAGTATGGCTTATACCTTCGTTAAATATGGAGAAAAACAGCAACTTCTCCTGCGGATTACAGATATCACGGAGAGTAAGGAATTTGAGCAAAAACTAATATTCGAAAAAGAAAGAGCAGAATCAGCCACGATTGCAAAAGCTCATTTCCTCAATAATATGAGTCACGAGATTCGAACGCCTATAAATGGAGTAATCGGCCTCGCTGAAATCATTTCTGCAGAATACGGTGAAAATGAAGAAGAACTCAATATGTATGCAGATCTACTGCTGGAATCCGGTCAGAGATTGCTTCGTACCATAGGATCAATTTTGGATCTTTCAAATCTGGAAACCTATGAAGCAGAAATGCCCACCAGCCAGGTTTGTTTAAACCAAGTGCTAGAATCTACCTGCAAAGAATTTGAAAGTCAGGCGGTTGAGAAAAACGTTGAACTCAAGGTGAGGGAAATGGATCGTATCTATTATGTGGAATCCGAACTGTCTCTTTTACAGAAAGTCATGGAGCATATCATAGGAAATGCTGTGAAGTTTACCGAAAATGGAGAAGTTGAGACCTGGATCGAAGCATTTGCTGAGGAAGGTTCTAATAAGGCCTTTTGGGATATTAAGATCAAAGATACGGGTATCGGAATGAGTGAAGACTTTGTAAGCAAAAAACTCTTTATGAAGTTCGAACAAGAGAGTGAAGGACTGGACAGAAACTATGAAGGAGCTGGACTGGGTTTGTCTTTGGTAAAGCGAATCATCGAACTTTTGAAAGGTCAGATTTTCGTGGAAAGTCAACAAGGAGAAGGAAGTATATTTACCGTTAGATTACCTGGATTTTCGGCTAGTAGAATTCAGAAATAA
- a CDS encoding DUF1460 domain-containing protein, which produces MRNYLLLSLCLFPLLFPGLSQAQTYCTKANKDLCESQLNKLKAVTADQNIQEIAIQVGKNFLGTPYVGGTLEVGTEEQLVIDLQGLDCTTFMENVVVFSRLAKKGKLDFEAFQKELEFLRYRDGRMQSYASRLHYFTEWISNNEAKGIVKDITADIGGEPYNKQINFMSTHRSAYKQLASDEYFENIKEIEVQLNQKKRFYIPKAKLASLESGIQSGDLLTITTTIKGLDVSHVGMAYKKNGRIHMLHASTRSKMVEITSVPLADYLQRSKSQSGIIVCRLQEAV; this is translated from the coding sequence ATGCGAAATTATTTACTGCTTTCTCTTTGCCTATTCCCCCTCCTTTTTCCTGGCCTTTCCCAAGCACAGACCTATTGCACCAAAGCCAATAAAGATTTGTGCGAATCTCAATTGAATAAGTTGAAGGCCGTGACAGCTGATCAGAACATTCAGGAAATCGCCATTCAGGTGGGGAAAAACTTTTTGGGTACTCCCTATGTAGGTGGGACTTTGGAAGTCGGAACTGAAGAACAATTGGTAATAGATTTACAGGGACTTGACTGCACAACTTTTATGGAAAATGTGGTGGTTTTTTCCCGCTTAGCGAAAAAAGGAAAGCTTGATTTTGAGGCTTTTCAGAAAGAATTGGAATTTTTGCGATACAGAGATGGACGTATGCAATCATACGCTTCTCGTCTACATTATTTCACAGAATGGATTTCCAATAATGAGGCTAAAGGAATTGTAAAAGACATTACTGCAGATATTGGAGGAGAACCTTACAATAAGCAGATCAATTTTATGTCTACCCACAGATCTGCCTATAAACAGTTAGCTTCTGATGAATACTTTGAAAACATTAAGGAAATAGAAGTACAACTCAATCAGAAAAAGAGATTCTACATTCCCAAAGCAAAATTGGCAAGTTTAGAGTCCGGGATTCAAAGTGGAGATTTGCTTACAATAACTACCACTATCAAGGGGCTGGATGTCTCACATGTCGGAATGGCTTATAAAAAGAATGGAAGAATCCATATGCTTCATGCCTCCACCCGTTCGAAAATGGTAGAGATTACTTCTGTACCTCTTGCAGATTACTTGCAAAGAAGTAAATCTCAATCAGGGATTATTGTTTGTCGATTGCAGGAGGCTGTCTAA
- a CDS encoding aminotransferase class I/II-fold pyridoxal phosphate-dependent enzyme, which produces MSKSKTAQSLEAIDESVSRASELGLIHLTAEDYALNGRTINIKGKDLINFGSCSYLGLEIEESLKQGAIDAILRYGTQYSSSRAYVSIGLYEEAEKLLESIYKRPVILAASVTHGHLSNLPVLIEDEDAVILDYQVHASVQMAANLLRIRGIRVELVRHNNMDMLESRIQKLSATHKRIWYLADGIYSMYGDFAPMDRLTVLLNKYDQFHLYIDDAHGSSAFGENGSGYVNSVLPYHERLYLVAGMAKSFGAAGGILVYPNEESRRKVKTCGGTMIFSGPLQPANLGAIIASLKLHMGSRLPELQQRLRNKIAYFNLRAEELQVPVFSESISPICFINVGLQSVGYKIVDRLQQNGFFVNLAVYPSVPKKNTGVRVAISNHITYKDVDALLQCVAEELPKVLKEENSSMEDVYEAFKVKT; this is translated from the coding sequence ATGAGCAAAAGTAAAACAGCCCAGTCTTTAGAAGCTATAGATGAATCTGTTAGCCGGGCTTCAGAATTAGGTCTCATTCACCTCACAGCTGAAGATTATGCATTAAACGGGAGAACGATAAACATAAAAGGAAAAGACCTTATCAACTTTGGTAGCTGTAGCTACCTGGGATTAGAAATTGAAGAGAGTTTAAAACAAGGGGCAATAGACGCAATTTTAAGATACGGAACCCAATATTCATCCTCTCGAGCATATGTATCGATCGGATTATATGAAGAAGCGGAGAAATTATTAGAAAGCATTTATAAACGGCCGGTTATTCTGGCAGCCTCAGTGACTCATGGGCATTTATCCAACCTTCCAGTTCTGATAGAAGATGAAGATGCTGTAATTCTCGATTATCAGGTTCATGCTTCTGTTCAAATGGCAGCAAACCTTTTGAGAATCCGTGGGATCAGAGTTGAGCTTGTACGACACAATAATATGGATATGCTTGAAAGCAGAATCCAGAAACTGAGTGCCACGCATAAAAGAATATGGTATTTGGCAGATGGTATCTATTCTATGTATGGAGATTTTGCCCCTATGGATAGGCTTACGGTCTTATTGAACAAGTATGATCAATTTCATTTGTATATCGATGATGCCCATGGATCTAGTGCATTTGGTGAAAACGGGAGTGGCTACGTCAATAGTGTGCTACCCTATCATGAAAGATTATATCTGGTAGCTGGGATGGCTAAAAGCTTTGGAGCTGCAGGAGGTATACTGGTTTATCCAAATGAAGAAAGTCGTCGCAAGGTTAAAACCTGTGGAGGAACCATGATTTTTTCCGGTCCCTTGCAACCTGCAAATCTGGGGGCAATAATTGCTAGTCTCAAACTTCATATGGGATCAAGATTGCCAGAACTCCAGCAAAGACTCAGAAATAAAATAGCTTATTTCAATTTACGGGCGGAAGAACTGCAGGTACCCGTATTCTCTGAATCGATTTCTCCTATATGTTTTATCAATGTAGGGCTACAGTCTGTCGGCTATAAAATTGTGGACAGACTTCAGCAAAATGGATTTTTTGTCAACCTGGCCGTTTACCCCAGTGTGCCTAAGAAGAATACCGGTGTTAGAGTTGCCATAAGTAATCATATTACCTACAAAGATGTAGATGCACTTCTGCAATGTGTGGCCGAAGAACTCCCCAAAGTTTTGAAAGAAGAGAATTCATCTATGGAGGATGTTTATGAAGCATTTAAAGTAAAGACTTAA